In Intestinibacillus sp. Marseille-P6563, a single genomic region encodes these proteins:
- the hisH gene encoding imidazole glycerol phosphate synthase subunit HisH produces MSYIAIIDYGAGNLMSVHNSLDFLGYENKIADTPAVIEQAAGVILPGVGAFPDAMQALADSGLTEAVLAAAKEKPFLGICLGMQMLFEESDEVRLCKGLGLLPGRIERIQTDLKLPQIGWNALHIERPNALTAGLNEGDYVYFVHSFAACPADPADLACTTDYGVSVPAMVAHGNVFGCQFHPEKSGPVGLTILKNFANLTEANA; encoded by the coding sequence ATGAGTTATATTGCAATCATCGATTACGGCGCCGGGAACCTGATGAGCGTGCACAATTCGCTCGACTTTCTCGGCTATGAAAATAAAATCGCGGACACGCCTGCTGTCATCGAGCAGGCGGCTGGCGTCATCCTGCCGGGCGTGGGAGCTTTCCCGGACGCCATGCAGGCGCTGGCCGATTCCGGCCTGACCGAAGCCGTGCTGGCCGCGGCCAAGGAAAAGCCCTTTCTCGGTATCTGCCTTGGCATGCAGATGCTGTTCGAGGAATCGGATGAGGTGCGGCTGTGCAAAGGTCTGGGGCTGCTGCCCGGACGCATTGAACGCATCCAGACCGACCTCAAACTGCCGCAGATTGGCTGGAACGCGCTGCACATCGAGCGTCCCAACGCGCTGACCGCAGGGCTCAATGAGGGCGATTATGTCTATTTCGTCCACTCGTTTGCGGCCTGTCCGGCTGACCCGGCTGACCTTGCCTGCACGACCGATTACGGCGTGTCGGTACCGGCCATGGTCGCGCATGGCAACGTGTTCGGCTGCCAGTTCCACCCGGAAAAGAGCGGCCCGGTCGGCCTGACCATTTTGAAAAACTTTGCGAACTTGACGGAGGCGAACGCATGA
- the hisA gene encoding 1-(5-phosphoribosyl)-5-[(5-phosphoribosylamino)methylideneamino]imidazole-4-carboxamide isomerase produces the protein MKILPAIDLKDGQCVRLVKGDYETAHKVAEDPVETAKRFLDAGATMIHMVDLDAAKDGSRANYDVVERVIRETGATVELGGGIRCMADVDAVLDLGVSRVIIGSAAVKDPEFVRDAVLKYGEKIAVGIDARGGTVRTEGWLKDSGEDFLQFASLMDSYCVQTIIFTDIDKDGMLAGPNFDQLSQLRQAVSCQIIASGGVTTLDDVKKLHKLGIDGAIAGKAVYTGSLDLAAAIRAVED, from the coding sequence ATGAAGATTTTACCTGCCATTGACCTCAAGGACGGACAGTGCGTCCGCCTGGTAAAGGGCGATTATGAAACCGCACACAAAGTTGCCGAGGACCCGGTCGAAACCGCCAAGCGGTTTCTGGACGCGGGCGCGACCATGATCCACATGGTGGACCTGGACGCGGCCAAGGACGGCTCGCGCGCCAACTACGATGTCGTGGAGCGGGTCATCCGCGAAACCGGCGCTACGGTCGAACTGGGCGGCGGTATCCGCTGCATGGCTGACGTAGACGCCGTGCTCGATTTGGGTGTGTCGCGGGTCATCATCGGCTCAGCGGCGGTCAAGGACCCCGAGTTTGTCCGCGACGCGGTGCTTAAATACGGCGAAAAGATCGCGGTCGGCATCGACGCGCGCGGTGGCACCGTGCGCACTGAGGGCTGGCTCAAGGACTCGGGTGAGGATTTCCTCCAGTTTGCGTCCCTGATGGATTCCTACTGCGTGCAGACCATCATCTTCACCGATATCGATAAGGACGGCATGTTGGCAGGCCCCAATTTCGACCAGCTCAGCCAGCTGCGACAGGCGGTTTCGTGCCAGATCATCGCCTCGGGTGGTGTGACCACTCTGGACGATGTCAAGAAGCTGCATAAGCTGGGCATCGACGGCGCGATTGCTGGCAAGGCGGTCTATACCGGTTCGCTCGACCTGGCGGCCGCCATCCGCGCCGTGGAGGACTGA
- the hisF gene encoding imidazole glycerol phosphate synthase subunit HisF — protein sequence MLAKRVIPCLDVKDGRVVKGVNFVGLRDAGDPVELAKFYSQEGADEIVFLDITATSDNRATIADVVRRTCREVFVPVTVGGGIRTVEDFKDILRAGADKISVNSAAVKNPDLINGAAEKYGSQCVVVAIDARCSDKTPSGFEVYVAGGRTPTGKDAIAWAREAYERGAGEILLTSMDKDGTKSGFDLELTQLVCEAVPIPVIASGGCGTLQHFADAFEQTDVTAALAASLFHYGELSIHEVKEYLRGRNIPVR from the coding sequence ATGCTGGCAAAACGTGTTATCCCCTGCCTGGACGTCAAGGACGGCCGGGTCGTGAAGGGGGTCAATTTCGTCGGCCTGCGCGACGCGGGCGACCCGGTCGAACTGGCCAAGTTTTATTCCCAGGAGGGCGCGGATGAGATTGTCTTTCTGGACATCACGGCAACGAGCGACAACCGTGCGACCATTGCCGACGTGGTGCGCCGCACCTGCCGGGAAGTATTCGTACCCGTGACCGTGGGCGGCGGCATCCGCACGGTCGAGGATTTCAAGGACATCCTGCGCGCGGGCGCGGATAAAATCTCGGTCAATTCGGCGGCGGTCAAAAACCCCGATCTCATCAACGGCGCGGCCGAAAAATATGGCAGCCAGTGCGTGGTCGTGGCCATCGACGCGCGCTGCAGCGATAAGACTCCGTCGGGCTTTGAGGTGTATGTGGCCGGCGGACGCACGCCGACCGGCAAGGACGCCATCGCCTGGGCGCGCGAGGCATACGAGCGCGGTGCGGGCGAAATTTTGCTGACCTCCATGGACAAGGATGGCACCAAGTCGGGTTTTGATTTGGAACTGACCCAGCTCGTGTGCGAGGCGGTGCCCATCCCGGTCATCGCGTCGGGCGGGTGCGGCACCTTGCAGCACTTTGCCGATGCCTTTGAACAGACCGATGTGACTGCCGCGCTGGCGGCCAGCCTGTTTCACTACGGCGAACTGAGCATCC
- the hisB gene encoding imidazoleglycerol-phosphate dehydratase HisB, whose amino-acid sequence MPNIRTELRQCTKCRETKETQIALYLNLDGGERKIETGIGFFDHMLNSFAVHSGFGLIVKCTGDLEVDGHHTVEDVGIVLGQALANILGDRAGIARFGSAYVPMDEALGFCALDISGRPYLVYDAPMPQPMCGQYDTCLTVEFMRAFAMNAGITLHIKSLYGENAHHITEAIFKALARALREAVRETGGEVLSAKGVL is encoded by the coding sequence ATGCCGAATATCCGCACCGAACTGCGGCAGTGCACCAAGTGCCGCGAGACCAAGGAAACCCAAATCGCCCTGTACCTCAATCTGGACGGGGGCGAGCGCAAGATCGAAACCGGCATCGGTTTTTTCGACCACATGCTCAATTCGTTTGCCGTCCATAGCGGCTTTGGCCTAATCGTAAAATGCACCGGCGACCTGGAGGTGGACGGCCACCACACGGTCGAGGACGTGGGCATCGTGCTCGGCCAGGCGCTGGCCAACATCCTGGGCGACCGCGCGGGTATCGCGCGCTTCGGCTCGGCCTATGTGCCCATGGATGAAGCGCTCGGCTTCTGTGCGCTCGATATCTCCGGGCGGCCCTATCTGGTCTATGACGCGCCCATGCCGCAGCCCATGTGCGGGCAGTATGACACCTGCCTGACCGTGGAATTTATGCGTGCCTTTGCGATGAACGCAGGCATTACGCTGCATATTAAAAGCCTGTACGGCGAGAACGCCCACCACATCACCGAAGCCATCTTCAAGGCGCTGGCGCGTGCGCTCAGGGAAGCGGTGCGCGAGACCGGCGGCGAGGTGCTGAGCGCCAAGGGCGTGCTATAA